Below is a genomic region from Halictus rubicundus isolate RS-2024b chromosome 11, iyHalRubi1_principal, whole genome shotgun sequence.
ACGATATTTTCCTTGCATGGGGCCCATGCCGTGTTCCTGTAAGTAGAGATCTGTGAGCAACAAATTCCAAAGTTGAGTAGAAAAAGAACAATCATTATTTCTTACATGCGTTACAATATGCACTCTGGCGTTGTGTGGCATCATGGTTGGAGGTCCTGCAACTTCCGACGAGTAGGGCAACACGGCCATGGGTTCCACAGCGCCTTCGCTGAACGCAGCCATGTTGTTTTGGCACGGGCATCTGGTTAGAATATTGCTGGGAAGAACAGTTGGTGAATCTTGAAAAACACTGGCCATTCGTATCTGTTCTAGCTCAGGATACATCATCATTGAGCTCGAAGGAAGAGCGAATAAATGTTCATGGTAAGATGGTGCGACTGGCAAGTATGCCAAATTTTCTTGCGGTACTGGCAGCGGTTCTGACGCTTCTTCGATACGCTCAGGTTTCAGTTGATCCTTGAGTGCCTCCTCCGGATCTGGTTTGGAGTTTGGTGCCTCTACGGAAGCTTGCGGAACGTTCTCTGTCTGAGGGACTGATGGAACAATATTCACAGATGGAACGGGTTGAGCACAAGGCTGGGGAGATGATTGAACCAGTTGGAAGGTTTGGTAAGGTGCTGCCATTTGCTGAGGCAGGACTATACTCGCCTGAGGCATTGATTGAACGTAAGAAGACTGAACGTAGGAAGGTTGAACGTAAGAAGGTCGAACGACGTTGTAACTCTGAACCGG
It encodes:
- the LOC143359080 gene encoding uncharacterized protein LOC143359080, giving the protein MRLSVCFSIVVLAVALAKASPAAKAVEKKSLVEDAKLESKKEDLQIEDTGSDKDRAKKSATFCVEIKPGSVQPVQVPCKGSQQVVQSESLVAQPVQSYNVVRPSYVQPSYVQSSYVQSMPQASIVLPQQMAAPYQTFQLVQSSPQPCAQPVPSVNIVPSVPQTENVPQASVEAPNSKPDPEEALKDQLKPERIEEASEPLPVPQENLAYLPVAPSYHEHLFALPSSSMMMYPELEQIRMASVFQDSPTVLPSNILTRCPCQNNMAAFSEGAVEPMAVLPYSSEVAGPPTMMPHNARVHIVTHEHGMGPMQGKYRHAHGHTHAHINMNAGVPQSFAVPANQYSTKSLVDSSFGSGISINTYPTTYRMTSPIFASTLRNAENANNSPLAFEINDLMQSNKKPREIDSSAKMEEVKQQADDNKKSIEEETKQN